In Triticum aestivum cultivar Chinese Spring chromosome 5B, IWGSC CS RefSeq v2.1, whole genome shotgun sequence, the following proteins share a genomic window:
- the LOC123114833 gene encoding uncharacterized protein — MAVRDTRGAHVDYAPMHDEMGRELLLCVNDANVALSHPPGGALSERTLRSTMEKFKKRFHKMAAMLSCHGAQSSDVYAPGSRAATANRRRYLQNNEDMEEEFHEEDPSHQEEPTHHEEHEYDATHEEDHEYDADAPQPS, encoded by the exons ATGGCTGTGAGAGACACCAGAGGGGCTCACGTTGACTATGCACCGATGCATGATGAAATG GGCAGAGAGTTGCTTCTGTGCGTCAACGATGCCAATGTTGCACTGAGTCATCCACCTGGTGGTGCATTATCTGAGAGGACTCTTAGGAGCACGATGGAG AAGTTCAAGAAGCGGTTTCATAAGATGGCAGCAATGCTTTCTTGCCATGGTGCTCAGTCCAGTGACGTGTATGCACCTGGTAGCCGCGCCGCCACAGCTAATAGACGGCGTTATCTACAGAACAATGAGGACATGGAGGAGGAGTTCCATGAAGAGGATCCATCACATCAAGAGGAGCCAACACATCATGAGGAGCATGAGTATGATGCAACACATGAAGAGGATCATGAGTATGATGCTGATGCTCCACAACCATCATAG